One window of the Gambusia affinis linkage group LG01, SWU_Gaff_1.0, whole genome shotgun sequence genome contains the following:
- the LOC122829940 gene encoding rho-related GTP-binding protein RhoA-C-like, which yields MAAIRKKLVIVGDGACGKTCLLIVFSKEVYVPTVFENYVADIEVDGKQVELALWDTAGQEDYDRLRPLSYPDTDVILMCFSIDSPDSLENIPEKWTPEVKHFCPNVPIILVGNKKDLRNDDHTRRELAKMKQEPVKTEEGRDMSNRINASGYLECSAKTKDGVRDVFEMATRAALQAKKRGRKSGCVLL from the exons ATGGCTGCGATCAGAAAGAAACTGGTGATAGTGGGTGATGGAGCCTGTGGGAAGACATGTCTGCTCATAGTGTTCAGCAAAGAGGTCTACGTTCCCACCGTGTTTGAGAACTACGTGGCAGACATTGAGGTGGACGGTAAACAG GTGGAGCTGGCTCTGTGGGACACTGCGGGTCAGGAGGATTACGACCGTCTCAGACCTCTCTCATATCCAGACACAGACGTCATCCTCATGTGCTTCTCCATCGACAGCCCTGACAGCTTAG AGAATATTCCCGAGAAATGGACTCCAGAGGTGAAGCATTTCTGTCCCAATGTGCCCATAATCCTGGTGGGAAACAAAAAAGACCTGCGAAACGATGACCACACCCGCAGAGAGCTGGCCAAGATGAAGCAG GAACCGGTGAAGACGGAGGAGGGCAGGGACATGTCAAACCGGATCAATGCCTCTGGTTACCTGGAGTGCTCAGCCAAGACAAAAGATGGCGTGAGGGATGTTTTTGAGATGGCCACCAGAGCGGCGCTGCAGGCCAAGAAAAGAGGCAGGAAGAGTGGCTGTGTTCTGCTATAG
- the LOC122829946 gene encoding uncharacterized protein YJR142W-like: protein MLTFVFNMASSAWSERILQLLRRMNNFYSAGSSRSSCLRFEIDGAQVGWIPPHVVSLLTPHTDVFLPPQRDAVSLCPSLDCYEKRSEAVNDVLEALRQESSLTCLRGWRDERYSVKQRFCDVPLMWMERAATSIFGVKRYGVHINGYTVNGSGEISMWLARRSATKQTYPGRLDNMAAGGLAADVGIKHTLIKECEEEACIPADIAAKASPVSTVSYTYEDEEGVFPESQFVFDLELPLDFVPRVGDGEVQDFYLLPIEKVKELLASDDFKPNSAMVILDFLIRHSLIEPDTEPYYQEFVTGLHQTL from the exons ATGTTGACGTTTGTGTTTAATATGGCTTCCAGCGCCTGGTCCGAAAGAATACTGCAGCTCCTCCGACGAATGAACAACTTTTATTCAGCAG GTTCCAGTAGGTCCAGCTGCCTCAGGTTTGAGATAGACGGAGCGCAGGTTGGCTGGATTCCTCCCCATGTAGTCTCGCTGCTCACGCCACACACTGATGTGTTCCTTCCGCCACAAAGGGACGCTGTTTCCCTCTGTCCCAGCCTCGACTGCTACGAGAAGAGGTCAGAGGCGGTGAACGATGTTTTAGAGGCCCTCAGACAGGAGAGCTCTCTGACCTGCCTcagaggatggagggatgag AGGTACAGCGTGAAACAGAGATTCTGCGACGTGCCGCTGATGTGGATGGAAAGAGCAGCAACAA GTATTTTTGGTGTTAAAAGGTACGGAGTTCATATTAATGGATACACTGTGAATGGCAGCGGGGAGATTAGCATGTGGCTAGCCCGACGGTCCGCCACCAAGCAGACGTATCCTGGACGGCTGGACAACATG GCGGCTGGTGGTCTGGCTGCTGATGTTGGAATCAAACACACTCTGATCAAAGAGTGTGAGGAGGAAGCTTGTATCCCAGCAGACATCGCTGCGAAGGCGTCTCCAGTATCGACTGTAAG CTACACCTATGAGGATGAAGAGGGGGTCTTCCCAGAGAGCCAGTTTGTCTTCGATTTAGAACTTCCCCTGGACTTTGTGCCCCGCGTAGGAGATGGAGAAGTTCAGGATTTCTACCTGCTGCCCATAGAGAAG GTGAAGGAACTGCTGGCCTCTGACGACTTCAAGCCCAACTCTGCCATGGTCATCCTGGACTTTCTCATTCGACACTCGCTCATCGAGCCGGACACAG AACCGTACTATCAGGAATTTGTAACGGGACTCCATCAAACACTGTAG